A window from Trinickia violacea encodes these proteins:
- a CDS encoding DUF971 domain-containing protein — protein METPQRIALNRTVRTLTVHWQDGRVDEFSDSTLRANCPCSACRRIRLQGGTIAIADEVAVFGIQPMGYGIQLVFSDGHSQGIYPWVYLDALAPRALVLQT, from the coding sequence ATGGAAACTCCGCAACGCATCGCGCTGAACAGAACGGTGCGCACCCTCACGGTCCATTGGCAAGATGGCCGCGTGGACGAATTCAGCGACTCCACGCTGCGCGCGAATTGCCCATGCTCCGCGTGCCGGCGCATCCGTCTGCAAGGCGGGACGATCGCCATTGCGGACGAGGTGGCGGTATTCGGCATTCAACCGATGGGATACGGTATACAACTCGTGTTCAGCGATGGCCACTCGCAGGGCATCTACCCTTGGGTCTACCTCGACGCGCTCGCGCCGCGCGCTCTGGTGCTCCAGACGTAA
- a CDS encoding HEAT repeat domain-containing protein has protein sequence MTHSARPLNFDPAALDEDAAALLPRLASSDAAVRRIALIELADLEDEGLIEPIAAALRDDAADPVRAEAARLLGAWERDDVVEALCGALVDPSREVREAAAHSLAETKHAQSGAILTRWSTHADAFVRSAVLRALRELRYAGAFDPAMFALSDDDATVRLEAVGVLGWLKDERAVPALTALTATEPNAQIRRAAIGALGFAAAAHAPEARVVDALLGALRDAAWQVREEAAATLGKLQAQPARDALIAALDDEYWQVRLQAARALGKLRDATASEPLAALLAHAISNLRKEAALALGEIGTRSALPALQAAASDADPEVRKAVRIALAQIDTSNR, from the coding sequence ATGACACATTCCGCGCGCCCCCTGAATTTCGATCCCGCCGCGCTCGACGAAGACGCGGCCGCACTGCTGCCGCGTCTGGCGTCGAGCGATGCCGCGGTGCGGCGCATTGCGTTGATCGAGCTGGCCGATCTCGAAGACGAGGGTCTAATCGAGCCGATCGCCGCCGCGTTGCGTGACGACGCCGCGGATCCAGTGCGCGCGGAAGCAGCGCGACTGCTCGGCGCGTGGGAACGCGATGACGTCGTCGAAGCGCTGTGCGGGGCGTTGGTCGATCCGTCACGAGAGGTTCGCGAAGCCGCGGCGCACAGTCTCGCCGAAACGAAGCACGCGCAATCGGGTGCGATTCTCACGCGCTGGAGCACGCATGCCGACGCGTTCGTGCGCAGCGCGGTGCTGCGTGCGCTTCGCGAGCTTCGCTATGCCGGCGCGTTCGATCCGGCGATGTTTGCCCTCAGCGATGACGACGCGACGGTGCGTCTCGAAGCCGTCGGTGTACTCGGCTGGCTGAAGGACGAGCGGGCGGTGCCCGCGCTGACGGCGTTGACCGCGACCGAACCGAACGCGCAGATCCGCCGTGCCGCGATCGGCGCGCTGGGGTTTGCGGCCGCGGCACACGCACCGGAGGCGCGGGTGGTCGATGCGCTGTTGGGCGCGTTGCGCGACGCCGCGTGGCAGGTTCGCGAGGAAGCTGCGGCGACGCTCGGCAAGCTGCAAGCGCAGCCGGCGCGCGACGCCTTGATCGCCGCGCTCGACGACGAATACTGGCAAGTGCGACTGCAAGCGGCACGCGCGCTCGGCAAGCTGCGCGATGCGACCGCGAGCGAACCGCTTGCGGCGCTGCTCGCGCACGCAATCAGCAATCTGCGCAAGGAAGCCGCGCTTGCGCTCGGCGAAATCGGCACGCGCAGCGCGTTGCCGGCGTTGCAAGCAGCGGCGTCGGATGCGGACCCAGAGGTCCGCAAGGCGGTGCGCATCGCGCTTGCGCAGATCGACACGAGCAACCGGTGA
- a CDS encoding 4Fe-4S dicluster domain-containing protein, which produces MSHTPHDIFQRSAAPVTIDADKCIADKGCTVCVDVCPLDLLAIDIEKGSAYMKFDECWYCMPCEKDCPTGAVKVDIPYLLR; this is translated from the coding sequence ATGTCCCATACGCCGCACGATATTTTCCAGCGCAGCGCCGCACCCGTCACGATCGACGCCGACAAGTGCATTGCCGATAAAGGCTGCACGGTCTGCGTCGACGTGTGCCCGCTCGACCTGCTTGCGATCGATATCGAAAAGGGCAGCGCCTACATGAAGTTCGACGAATGCTGGTACTGCATGCCGTGCGAGAAGGATTGCCCGACGGGCGCGGTCAAGGTCGACATTCCCTATTTGTTGCGCTAA